TTTTCATTCTTCCATTCTCTTCATGACTCACAGGCAAAGACAGTTATACACAGTTGTGTGCATGCAAACTAACGCATACTCTGCTTGCTTtaacagtctcacacacacacacacgcacaacgcTGATTCTTCAGGTATACAAAGTGATTTGAAAatccaaaacaacacataatagatttaaaatgtcttttacttGCTGCTAACAgcacacactttaaaatgtgatcTTTCTCGACCCCTCCTAATCCGTAGTGTCCAGATGGAGACCCCTCCGCTGGTGATTGCAGCAGCCTCGGTGCTAAAAGAACtgtgttacaaaaacaaagacgAGCTGCAGGCCGGCTTCATCACAGCAGGCTGGGACAAGAAGAAAGGACCACAGGTAGGTAGTGGTAGTGAAGACAGTCAAACATCAGAGATGCAGTAATGAGAGGGCACTTACTTCACCTTCTTAGCGTACGGCTGCATTACTGACCGTCTCATCCTTCTCCAGGTGTACGTCGTGTCTCTAGGGGGGATGTTAATCCGTCAGCCAGTCACCATCGGTGGCTCCGGCAGCACTTACATCTACGGCTATGTCGACGCCAAATACAAACCCAACATGACCAAAGAGGAATGCCTGCAGTTTGCAACTAATGGTACTGTTGTATTACTTTACTTATGTACCCACAACTAaataagtgtgtgcatgttttttttaggaagTTCTAATCAGGATTTGAGagtttttgggggggaaatggGGTTGTGACCAAAAACATGTGCATGAAGATAGACAGCTCACAACACAGCAGCATACAGAGATTTATCAGTTGTTTTCTAAAAAACGgaaaattaaactgaaatgaGAGGTTTGGATTTATATTCAGTGGGAAGTATGTAGACTTCACATGAGAAGAGGTTTAAGTTATTAGCATTCAAGGATCTGCAGTGTTGTATATTAGGCTTCACCTTTTTTATTACAAGAAGGCTTTTGTTTGTACTTGAGGGAAAGATAACATACACGTTTGGaaattgttgaaaatgaaaattagtTGTTGACCCAGTCGTAGTTGTAGCTGTATAAATGTTACAAACGTAATGTCTGTGGTTATTTAACTTGACATCCTACTTGTTTTTCCTGTCCTCCTTCCCCCTCTGCACATCCCTCTGTCCCTTCTCTTCCAGCTCTTGCTCTTGCTATGGGCAGAGACAACGTCAGCGGGGGTGTGGCTCACCTGGTGGTGGTCACGGAGTCCGGGGTGGAGCATGTAGTTGTTCCTGGTAACAAGCTGCCTAAGTTCCATAATGAGTGACATCTTTGAACAACCAATAAAATTTGgatatttcttttaaagttattcTTTGAAATCATTGAACCACAATGTCATTACCAATTTGCTTTGTATAGAACTGGGGTGTTAcagaatatacacacacacacacacacacacacacacacacctaaaacaCAAGTCAGACACATGACAGATGAGTTAGTTGCTTGCTAATGAGaaacttaaaaagtaaaaactgttgCATCTTAGATGCAGACTAGGTTATACGAAATCTAAACCAAACTACAAAATTGCAGCTCTTAACACATAATCATTTCTATTATAAGATTCTCTCTGATTTGTTCTTGGTCCAAATGacgttttgtgtattttttgttcagaaaatatatgaaataaaaattcgaaaaaaatccaaaacttAATcgttcttcctctctctttctttctataaaCGATGTGCTTCAAAATTAAGGCGTTTCATGCTGATGTGTTCTGTAAATTTCTGTTTTTGCCCATTATTCTCGaagtgtttttaacatgttaaagtgCATTGCATAGGCTACTGTTTACAGTCTATTTAGTGTCGTGATAATTTAATGACTTTGTGTTCCATTAAATTAAACAGTTATGCCACAGAGTAGACAATCACTGATTTTGAAATGTGCGCACTTTTTAGTGAAACGTTTGAAAAAGCCAACTGGTTaagagctgcagaggagggaCAATGTAACTTTCAATTTCGATTTAATTCAGGAAAACATGGAGTCCGTCTGATGTGTGACCAAAGTCATCGGGGACAGTTTTAGGTCTTTAAAGACGGGTTTAGACAACGAGAAAACTTCATAAAACCGGGACAGCTCGGGTCGACCGAACCTTTCGGTTTCCGTCCCTGGCAGACGGCACATACACGGCCATTGTTACCGGAGTCTCAGCAGAGCATCAGCATGTTGGAAGAAACGGGGCCCGAGTGGATGTCTGAGGAGGTGAAAACCGGAGTAAGtacaatttgaaatgtttaagaCAGTGGATGGTCTGTATGTGCGCAGTTCTGTAAACCTGTGGATTGGGCTAAATTAAATGCGGAATTGAtaggtgtgtgtttatgtgtgtgtgtgtgtgtgtgtgtgtgtgtgtgtgtcttagtcatgtgtgtttgcgtgtgtgccaaaaatgaataataaatagccattgtttttaactgtgtcCGTAGACGACCATCATCGCCATAGAGTTTGATGGAGGGGTCGTGCTGGGGTCTGATTCTCGAGTGTCTGCAGGGTAAgttcgtgcgtgcgtgtgtgtgtgtgcacgtgcgtgtgtATTCATGCACTGCAGTGTCCACTTCTATCTACACATTTGACACCAGGGATTCTTTAGCTTCTCACGCAAAACGAACCCGACATCGTCCCACCACTTCATCTCTCCCAGAATACcttgctttttttgtattagattagatacattttctaactttattgtcattgcacagatatacaattacattttaaaattaatcatCTTACCACAAGTGCGTAAGTGGAGAGAAATAAGCATACATAGTGAGAATATATGACTAAACTAAAAATATCCTAAGATGTAAATGcactaaaatatatacagaatgAAAAACCTACAATCACActcgctccctctctccgtTCCTCCATCTAGGGAGGCAGTGGTGAACAGGGTGATGAACAAGCTGTCTCCCCTCCATGACAAGATCTACTGTGCTCTGTCGGGCTCTGCAGCAGACGCTCAGACCATCGCTGAGATGGTCAACTACCAGCTCGATGTCCACAGGTAAAGACACACTCAAAGAAGAGCCCATACAATGAGCAAGTACTATTTTGCACAGTTTATGCATTCATATAATTGCTCTGTTAATAGTGTCCCTTAATGGTGTAAAGATGGTTCCTGAGAAATTCTGAATACATTATGAAAACTCCACTGAGTGAAATGTTTTGGCTTTAAAAGTTTATCATTCATCCACAAGTTTCAGCTACTGGCAGCTTAAAGGTAAAGTTATCAGTATTGTATAAGCCTGTGCAAGTGAAATCACAATGGACAAggtgtttttctgtctgaccGCCGTGGCCGGAGGGATTATATTCTCACATTATGTCCATCCTGGAGAGAAATTCTTCACATTTGGCACAAACGTCCACCTGAAATCTTGGATGAACTGATTAGGTTGTGTTGGTCATTATAACAATATGTCACACAAAATGTCTAATAGGGTAAATAATTAAGTGATGACAGTTCATATACAAAAGTTCAAAGGTTAACTTCACTGTGATATGCACTATGATAATGCAAAATTATGTTCTGGGCATTATTCAACGCCATGTCTCAGGAACAGAACAAGAGAATGATTCTGAACTGCATATTTGGTTCCCACCCTGAAACTGAGGAGATTGTATAGAGGTTGCCaggttgaagatgtgtgtgcaGCATCCACATTTAGCccaaaaatacacttaattcCTACACTTCGTGTATtatgagtctggacagacaCGGATGTAACGGCAACTTGATTGGTTGGCAGAGGAATACAAACTCTGGTGGTAAGtctagtttttttatgttttcctctgTCAGTCTTGAGATAGATGAAGATCCCCTGGTTCGCTCAGCTGCCACTCTGGTGAGGAATATCTCGTACAAGTACAAGGAGGAGCTGTCGGCGCATCTCATCGTGGCCGGCTGGGACCGAAAAAATAAAGGACAGGTCAGTACTAGCGACGTCTCTTTTTTTCGGTTTATGTCATCCAAAAAATTGTTAGAAAATAATGTTTACGTCAAAATTAATGAcataacttaaaataataaataaattagatcACAGAAAAAGTCTTAACTTTTACTAAAGTGACCTTGATGTTGATAAAAGATTGTAGACGCCTTGTTTCTGCTGGAGGCTTTGAATAAAAGATCTAATCTAATTAACACACTTGATGTTATGGGTGTTCATACAGAAGGAATGACACTGGGGTCTGTCCCTGTGCCCTTTGACCTGTTCCAGGTGTTTGCAACCCTGAATGGTCTCCTGACAAGGCAACCTTTTGCAGTCGGAGGCTCTGGCAGCTCATATGTTTATGGGTTTGTTGATGCTGAATATCGTAAGGGCATGAACAAGGAGGAGTGCCAGCAGTTTGTTGTCAACagtaagtgtttgtttttttgaccaACACATTGTGGGATGGTGAAAGAGAAACCAGACCTTTGCTGACTCTTGTACCGTCTATTCTATAATTTCATGTTTTCAAATATTCTTTCCTATTCAAACTTCCTTAACTCTCTAACTTCTCTCTCTTGTAGCTCTCTCGTTGGCAATGAGCCGTGATGGATCCAGTGGCGGCGTGGCCTATATTGTCTCCATTGATGAACACGGCACGGAGGAGAAAGTCATTCTAGGGAATGACTTACCAACCTTCTT
The genomic region above belongs to Etheostoma cragini isolate CJK2018 chromosome 14, CSU_Ecrag_1.0, whole genome shotgun sequence and contains:
- the psmb12 gene encoding proteasome 20S subunit beta 12; the protein is MEKRCTDSQVKGVSTGTTILAATFDGGVVIGSDSRASIGGEYVSSKTINKVIQVHDRIFCCMAGSLADAQAVTKAAKFHLSFHSVQMETPPLVIAAASVLKELCYKNKDELQAGFITAGWDKKKGPQVYVVSLGGMLIRQPVTIGGSGSTYIYGYVDAKYKPNMTKEECLQFATNALALAMGRDNVSGGVAHLVVVTESGVEHVVVPGNKLPKFHNE
- the psmb9a gene encoding proteasome subunit beta type-9, producing the protein MLEETGPEWMSEEVKTGTTIIAIEFDGGVVLGSDSRVSAGEAVVNRVMNKLSPLHDKIYCALSGSAADAQTIAEMVNYQLDVHSLEIDEDPLVRSAATLVRNISYKYKEELSAHLIVAGWDRKNKGQVFATLNGLLTRQPFAVGGSGSSYVYGFVDAEYRKGMNKEECQQFVVNTLSLAMSRDGSSGGVAYIVSIDEHGTEEKVILGNDLPTFFDQ